DNA from Candidatus Bathyarchaeota archaeon:
AAAAACAATGGCTGTATTCAAGACAACTTATCGTGTTACTTGGTCAGACACTGATGCCGCCCAAGTTGTCCATCACTCAAACTATTTTCGACTCTTTGAGAGAACAGAGGAAGAGTTTTACGAACATCTAGGCTTAAGCTTTAATTATATCATAGAATGTGGATATTGGCTTCCGAGAATTGAAGCCTTCTGCCAATATAAAACACCTTCCAGATTCGGTGATGTACTGGAGATTTCGTTATCGGTGGAGGAAATCAAGGAAAAAACGATAAAGTATAGATTTGTTGTTAAGAAGAAAGATACTGATGTTTTGGTGGCAGAGGGCTACGTGGTGGTGGCGACTGCAGATAAAAAAATTCGAAAAGCAATTAATATCCCTTCAGAGATCGTTGAAAAACTGAAAGCCTTCCAAAACAGTTAAAGTACTCCAATACTCCAAGAACCGAAAACAGTTCGGTGCTCCAATAATTAAGTTTCAAGCAATATCCTTTAGACTAACGGATATGGCAACGACGATCGAAGAAGCAAGACTGCTGACTTACGAGGCTGCTTGGCTTTATAACCAAGGAAAGGTTAGTCCTATGGCTATGTCTATGGCTAAGGCTTATGCCAGCAGAGTTGCAATGGAAGTTACAGACGAGGCTATGCAAGTCTATGGTGGATACGGTTATCTCGCAGACTATCACTTAGAACGTTTCCATCGCTGCGCGAAAATAATGGAGATTTACGAAGGAACCACGGAAATGCAGAAACTAACTATACTGAACTACCTAATGAAATCAATGTAGTTCACTTTTTTCTCTTCGTTAGCTGTACGCTTGATGAAATGACACATTTTTTCGAAGATAGGGAGCAATTCCGCGTTTTTTCTCTTCTACCGGAAATGTTTCCATTGCTATCAGATCATCAACTTTCTTCAAGTATTTTTCTTGCTCATGTTGCCAAGACTTATTTTTGAAAAATTTGTGAGGTATCGAGTAGCGTTGGGTCATTTTCATGTCTTGAAGTACATATTCATATCTATGCAAGAAACCCATCCTAACTAATTCCCCTAAGCTATCTAAAAACCTTCTGAGTTCTGCTAAAGGCAGATAAATATAAGCGAATAGTGACGGTTCTCCGAAAACCTTGCCCATAGAAAGAGCAAAAGGCTTGTCTAACAATGAACGCGCAA
Protein-coding regions in this window:
- a CDS encoding acyl-CoA thioesterase translates to MLDPVIKGKTMAVFKTTYRVTWSDTDAAQVVHHSNYFRLFERTEEEFYEHLGLSFNYIIECGYWLPRIEAFCQYKTPSRFGDVLEISLSVEEIKEKTIKYRFVVKKKDTDVLVAEGYVVVATADKKIRKAINIPSEIVEKLKAFQNS